In Nitrospira sp., one genomic interval encodes:
- a CDS encoding DUF3047 domain-containing protein, which translates to MSRKVLYGALWMLGLLGLGEVSGTPPVAYAGDRTVLVLEDFQSADQDGFPLEWQHENQRSQAKGREAYRIQAENGQKFLSAKDAGQRVKKRKIEWDPKAYPILTWRWRLHKAPDGSEPIAAVYASLDTDLLFIPVFTKYIWSGGKPEGTIVEGGMFSGSEIVVQSGLRPVGEWVEERINVYEDFKRIHKHEPAEKAWGISLFAGPGVEIDFGSITVSAAK; encoded by the coding sequence ATGAGTAGGAAGGTGTTGTATGGTGCTCTGTGGATGCTGGGACTCTTGGGGTTGGGAGAGGTAAGCGGAACTCCGCCCGTTGCGTACGCAGGGGATCGAACTGTCCTGGTGTTGGAAGATTTTCAGTCCGCCGATCAAGATGGATTTCCCCTCGAGTGGCAGCATGAAAATCAGCGTAGTCAGGCCAAGGGGCGCGAAGCATACAGAATCCAGGCCGAGAACGGACAGAAGTTTCTGTCCGCGAAGGATGCTGGGCAGCGGGTCAAGAAGCGGAAGATCGAGTGGGATCCCAAGGCATATCCCATTTTGACGTGGCGCTGGCGTCTCCACAAGGCTCCTGATGGGTCTGAGCCGATTGCGGCCGTATACGCTTCGCTTGATACGGATCTCCTATTTATCCCCGTGTTCACGAAATACATCTGGAGCGGGGGAAAGCCGGAAGGCACGATCGTCGAAGGCGGCATGTTCAGTGGTTCCGAGATCGTCGTGCAAAGCGGCTTGCGTCCCGTAGGGGAGTGGGTCGAGGAGCGTATCAATGTCTACGAGGACTTCAAGCGCATTCACAAACATGAGCCGGCGGAAAAGGCCTGGGGGATCTCATTGTTTGCTGGGCCGGGGGTGGAGATTGATTTCGGTTCGATTACGGTGAGTGCGGCGAAGTGA
- a CDS encoding nitric oxide reductase produces the protein MIELIKEALAIGWPALGILIALLFYFKASISDPVANKRAVFKTFIGILGAILLFMAIANYKMNFFAESRLLPVSLVLITSMTFMMALYFTNISALLKIGGFMFFIAAALSGYGNWLPQVEGGFPPIEEKKDFSNMPQTELADEGEKIIFGGVGQNKVQGAIGKGQCPLCHAFHKGMLGERAPNLDGIPERAETQINDPRYHKGNPAARDSNQKEAFPGSGTAENGIEYIAESHACPSCFVVAGFGVKGTNDKESPMPSIHKPPISLSLPELAAVDTWLYVREGREAPSFDEIVKAYEKFIPESERPKPPTEGEAKGGGGSALMADGTEPVDQIFAKGQCVACHTIPGIPGATGTIGPKLVEGTNAPLRIKDKDYKGKAKNVPDYIMESIIEPSAYVVKGFPDNTMPKVFGQKLSAGALKKLVDYLSQVQEGKEPPKAS, from the coding sequence GTGATTGAACTCATAAAAGAGGCCTTAGCGATCGGCTGGCCTGCGCTCGGGATTCTCATCGCCTTATTGTTTTATTTCAAGGCGTCGATTAGTGACCCCGTGGCAAACAAGCGTGCGGTATTCAAGACATTCATTGGTATTCTGGGCGCTATTCTGTTGTTTATGGCGATTGCTAATTACAAGATGAATTTCTTCGCCGAATCGAGGCTCTTGCCGGTGTCGCTGGTCTTGATCACCTCCATGACGTTCATGATGGCCCTTTATTTTACGAATATCAGCGCGTTGCTGAAAATCGGGGGCTTCATGTTCTTCATCGCGGCGGCGCTATCTGGTTACGGAAATTGGTTGCCTCAAGTTGAAGGTGGATTCCCGCCCATTGAGGAAAAGAAAGACTTTAGCAACATGCCACAGACTGAGCTTGCCGACGAAGGTGAGAAGATCATCTTCGGAGGAGTGGGGCAGAACAAGGTTCAGGGGGCAATTGGAAAGGGGCAGTGTCCGCTTTGCCATGCCTTTCACAAGGGAATGTTGGGAGAGCGTGCCCCGAACCTCGATGGGATTCCAGAGCGGGCCGAAACTCAGATTAATGATCCCCGTTATCACAAGGGGAACCCTGCTGCTCGAGATTCCAACCAGAAAGAGGCATTCCCTGGTTCTGGCACAGCCGAAAATGGAATCGAATATATTGCGGAGTCGCATGCCTGCCCTAGTTGCTTCGTCGTGGCAGGTTTTGGCGTGAAGGGTACGAACGATAAAGAAAGTCCGATGCCCTCAATCCATAAGCCGCCAATTTCATTGAGTCTTCCAGAGTTGGCCGCGGTCGATACGTGGCTCTACGTTCGTGAAGGGCGGGAGGCTCCATCTTTCGATGAGATCGTTAAGGCCTATGAAAAGTTTATCCCAGAATCCGAGCGCCCGAAGCCGCCCACAGAGGGTGAGGCCAAAGGTGGTGGCGGTAGTGCACTAATGGCTGACGGAACAGAGCCCGTGGATCAGATTTTTGCCAAGGGTCAGTGCGTTGCTTGCCACACGATCCCTGGCATCCCTGGGGCGACCGGCACCATCGGTCCGAAGCTTGTTGAGGGAACAAACGCGCCGCTACGGATCAAAGACAAGGATTACAAGGGCAAGGCGAAGAACGTTCCGGACTATATTATGGAGTCCATCATTGAACCGAGCGCTTATGTCGTAAAGGGCTTTCCGGACAACACTATGCCGAAAGTGTTTGGTCAGAAGCTTAGTGCCGGAGCCTTGAAGAAGCTTGTAGACTACCTCTCGCAGGTGCAAGAGGGGAAGGAGCCGCCAAAGGCCTCGTAA
- a CDS encoding cytochrome ubiquinol oxidase subunit I translates to MIKRLCLQSGFVTLVCCALLAIAGSLWGSHLLENAERSTDVYFHTTGIASGPSAPTGNESHYPQYGALDSRLLMWLIIQQHTYFGGFVLALPIFCVLLEFLGLVARNPAMAMRYDGLAQDLLKVALLAISVTAVVGSVMLTMFIVLYPSFMQYMGGTFKIMMPIYALVFVGTTFLTIAYYYSWDRLAGPDSKWVHLSMGLLAIVFGTSLLLLANAWSAFMMAPSGVDGQGRYLGNPWHLLRSALWNPLNLHRFLADIMSGGAVVLAYACYRFFTGKSQEERAYYDWVGYVFLFVTVCALLPMPFAGYWLMRSVYAYSQSMGVTMMGGLLTWLFVVQALLIGALFLGVNYYLWQSMGRIRGGERYQAYYQYLLLALCGCLFIWLTPHTILMTGTEVKAMGGAQHPVIGNYGVMSSKNGAVNVMICITALSYIFYRRANRTMTISWARRGNLALGVLFGLGMAHIIGLSIYGFYLPASVRVALSGPQAVTTLVVVAVGLLLNRRMLQGATVHGPVQWGHISVRGMVGLFGLAAAFTWVMGLMGYIRSSGRLAWHVNELMPDTSPWAFTPSLGFAAKMVTINMVMFWGAVFFLFWVCERGQQPVLHEDLSAEREAGFLPSPSHEA, encoded by the coding sequence ATGATCAAGCGCCTTTGTTTACAGTCCGGGTTCGTGACGTTGGTGTGTTGTGCGCTGCTCGCGATCGCCGGCTCGTTGTGGGGCTCTCATCTGCTGGAAAACGCCGAACGGTCCACGGACGTGTACTTTCATACGACGGGGATTGCCAGTGGGCCGTCCGCACCGACCGGCAACGAGAGCCACTATCCTCAATACGGCGCGCTCGATAGCCGCTTGTTGATGTGGCTCATCATTCAGCAGCACACCTATTTCGGAGGATTCGTCCTCGCGTTGCCGATCTTTTGCGTCTTGTTGGAATTTCTTGGATTGGTGGCGCGGAATCCTGCGATGGCCATGCGGTACGATGGTTTGGCGCAGGACCTCCTGAAAGTGGCGCTGCTCGCGATCTCCGTGACGGCCGTCGTCGGCAGCGTCATGCTGACCATGTTCATCGTGCTGTATCCCAGCTTCATGCAATACATGGGCGGCACGTTCAAGATCATGATGCCGATTTATGCCCTCGTTTTCGTCGGCACCACGTTTCTCACCATTGCCTACTATTACAGCTGGGACCGGTTGGCTGGGCCTGATTCCAAGTGGGTCCACCTGTCCATGGGCCTGCTGGCCATCGTCTTCGGCACCTCCTTGCTGCTTCTGGCGAACGCCTGGTCGGCGTTCATGATGGCTCCGTCAGGGGTTGACGGTCAGGGGCGCTACTTGGGGAATCCATGGCATCTGCTGCGGTCAGCCTTGTGGAATCCGCTGAACCTGCACCGGTTCCTTGCCGACATCATGTCGGGGGGCGCTGTGGTGTTGGCCTATGCCTGTTATCGGTTCTTCACCGGAAAGAGTCAGGAGGAGCGGGCGTATTACGATTGGGTCGGTTATGTCTTCCTCTTCGTCACGGTGTGTGCCCTGTTGCCGATGCCGTTTGCCGGCTACTGGTTGATGCGCTCGGTGTATGCCTATAGCCAAAGCATGGGCGTGACCATGATGGGCGGGTTGTTGACATGGCTCTTTGTCGTGCAAGCGCTCTTGATCGGCGCTCTCTTTCTGGGCGTCAACTATTATCTCTGGCAGAGTATGGGACGGATTCGCGGTGGGGAGCGATACCAAGCCTATTACCAGTATCTGTTGCTCGCCCTGTGCGGCTGTCTGTTCATCTGGCTGACGCCGCACACCATTCTGATGACCGGAACCGAAGTGAAGGCCATGGGCGGAGCGCAGCACCCTGTGATTGGAAACTATGGAGTGATGTCGTCGAAGAATGGCGCGGTGAATGTCATGATTTGTATCACCGCCTTGAGTTACATCTTCTACCGTCGTGCAAACCGCACCATGACAATCTCTTGGGCCAGGAGGGGGAATTTGGCGCTCGGGGTGCTGTTCGGTCTTGGGATGGCCCATATCATCGGGTTGTCGATCTATGGGTTTTACCTCCCGGCCAGTGTTCGAGTGGCGTTGTCGGGGCCTCAAGCGGTCACGACACTGGTGGTGGTGGCAGTGGGCTTGCTCCTGAATCGACGGATGCTGCAGGGCGCGACCGTTCATGGACCGGTGCAGTGGGGGCATATTTCGGTTCGTGGGATGGTGGGGTTGTTCGGATTGGCTGCGGCCTTTACGTGGGTGATGGGGCTGATGGGCTACATCCGGTCTTCCGGTCGCCTGGCGTGGCATGTAAACGAATTGATGCCCGATACGTCGCCCTGGGCGTTCACGCCTTCACTGGGGTTCGCTGCGAAGATGGTCACGATCAACATGGTGATGTTTTGGGGAGCCGTATTCTTCCTGTTTTGGGTCTGCGAACGGGGGCAGCAACCGGTTTTGCATGAAGATCTCAGCGCAGAGCGGGAGGCGGGGTTTCTCCCTTCTCCCTCGCACGAAGCCTAG
- a CDS encoding PCP reductase family protein, translated as MHTEGVEERVGAGPPTWFVRWECRSCRWMVGLDVPAGQTNGLVDRLLWSDDARHRLDRLPPYAAPLLRELVEGFVRARGQRVITYDAIEQAKTGDVVSWDPEAERRLDKVPAPVRAMARVELERTAVDRGLTCVTVALMEEVKARYFGMAAQRS; from the coding sequence ATGCATACAGAAGGTGTCGAGGAGCGGGTCGGTGCGGGCCCTCCGACGTGGTTCGTACGGTGGGAGTGCCGCTCTTGTCGATGGATGGTCGGCCTCGACGTCCCAGCCGGACAAACCAACGGCCTCGTGGATCGCCTTCTGTGGAGTGATGATGCCCGGCATCGCTTGGACCGGCTCCCACCCTATGCGGCTCCGTTATTGCGTGAGTTGGTGGAGGGATTCGTCAGGGCGCGTGGACAGCGTGTCATCACGTACGACGCCATCGAGCAGGCTAAGACAGGGGACGTGGTGTCGTGGGATCCGGAAGCCGAGCGTCGTTTGGACAAGGTGCCGGCCCCGGTTCGCGCGATGGCACGCGTAGAGTTGGAGCGCACGGCCGTGGATCGGGGTTTGACGTGCGTGACCGTGGCCTTGATGGAAGAAGTGAAGGCCCGGTATTTCGGCATGGCGGCGCAACGATCGTAA
- a CDS encoding DUF420 domain-containing protein produces the protein MFEFLRQPGFFGTHATIGADLSQLMATLFTGLFIVGWIQAKQHRGHGHHWLMLGGMIAMVGFFTAYYLFRQLGVLAVEGKEGFGGSQALYDYVFIPVLTVHIILVIIGLVMAAYMIVLGFRSQRFLNGARVLNEALLQTSWGKVGAIFGALTVIVLLLFGSRVMSAGFSMRKLEVYLGFLILVALVLAVEMAIQRIWPDGAKRHRALGRFTMVIYCILFLTGTFTYAMLYILYPGKIG, from the coding sequence ATGTTTGAATTCCTGCGGCAGCCCGGTTTCTTCGGGACGCACGCCACGATAGGAGCGGACCTCAGCCAGCTGATGGCCACGCTCTTTACCGGCCTGTTCATCGTCGGATGGATTCAAGCTAAACAACATCGCGGGCATGGTCATCACTGGCTGATGCTGGGCGGCATGATCGCGATGGTGGGGTTTTTCACCGCGTATTACTTGTTTCGGCAACTCGGTGTCTTGGCCGTTGAAGGGAAGGAAGGATTCGGCGGATCCCAGGCCCTGTATGACTATGTGTTCATCCCCGTGCTGACGGTCCATATCATCCTCGTCATCATCGGGTTGGTGATGGCGGCGTATATGATCGTCTTGGGATTTCGGTCGCAACGCTTTCTGAACGGCGCGCGGGTACTCAATGAAGCTTTGTTGCAGACCTCCTGGGGCAAGGTGGGCGCCATTTTCGGCGCCCTGACCGTGATCGTGCTGCTTCTGTTCGGCTCGCGCGTGATGTCGGCCGGGTTTTCCATGCGCAAGTTGGAAGTCTACCTGGGATTCCTGATTTTGGTTGCGCTGGTCCTTGCGGTGGAGATGGCGATCCAGCGCATTTGGCCTGACGGCGCGAAGCGCCATCGCGCCTTGGGGCGATTCACCATGGTCATCTACTGCATCCTCTTCCTGACCGGCACCTTTACTTACGCGATGTTGTACATCCTCTATCCTGGAAAAATCGGATAA
- a CDS encoding methyltransferase: MPRELSLAEVFQLGYYWETKILLTAVKLDVFSALDGRGRTVDEAAEKLNANPRALELLLNALVAIRLLLKTGEVYQNTEVAAAYLVKHGPQYIGHLLLLHDAEWGNWGKLEEAVKTGRSPVSQHVFETDPALGANVLSVLHRIGQQSGPDFAKRLALDQAGTMLDLGGGAGTNAIAFCRVYPTLTATVFDLATTLPVTERTVKEAGLEGRITLKAGDFNRDPLGGPYDVVLMSDILHYQDLATNAALVKKIYRHLAPGGRLIIKDRFLDASGTSPAWTAAFAVHILVNTERGSCYRTGEAMQWMHDAGYVSVEELERTAVVQGIRPSGEAHHV; encoded by the coding sequence GTGCCACGTGAATTGTCTCTCGCTGAAGTCTTCCAGCTTGGTTACTACTGGGAGACCAAAATCCTTCTCACTGCGGTGAAATTAGACGTGTTTTCGGCTCTCGATGGCCGGGGTCGGACCGTCGACGAGGCAGCCGAAAAGTTAAACGCCAACCCTCGCGCCCTGGAACTGCTTCTCAACGCCCTGGTTGCGATCAGGCTCTTGCTCAAAACCGGTGAGGTCTATCAGAACACAGAGGTGGCTGCGGCGTATCTGGTGAAGCATGGGCCCCAATATATCGGGCATCTTCTGCTCCTTCACGATGCGGAATGGGGTAATTGGGGCAAGCTGGAGGAGGCGGTGAAGACCGGCCGCTCACCGGTGTCGCAGCACGTCTTCGAGACCGATCCGGCCTTGGGGGCAAACGTGCTGTCGGTCTTGCATCGCATCGGGCAACAAAGTGGGCCTGATTTCGCTAAACGGCTGGCACTTGATCAAGCCGGGACCATGCTGGACCTTGGAGGTGGGGCCGGGACCAACGCGATCGCCTTTTGCCGTGTGTATCCCACTCTGACGGCGACGGTGTTTGACCTGGCCACCACCTTGCCAGTGACCGAGCGAACCGTGAAGGAGGCCGGGCTGGAGGGCAGAATCACACTGAAGGCCGGAGATTTCAATCGAGACCCTCTGGGCGGACCCTATGATGTCGTGTTGATGTCGGACATCCTCCACTATCAGGACCTGGCGACCAATGCCGCCTTGGTGAAAAAAATCTACAGGCACCTCGCCCCTGGTGGACGGTTGATCATAAAAGACCGATTTTTGGATGCTTCGGGCACCAGCCCGGCCTGGACCGCCGCGTTTGCCGTTCATATTTTGGTGAATACGGAGCGCGGCAGCTGTTATCGCACGGGGGAAGCCATGCAGTGGATGCATGACGCCGGATATGTCTCGGTGGAGGAACTGGAGCGGACGGCCGTGGTGCAGGGCATCAGGCCGAGCGGCGAGGCCCATCATGTTTGA
- a CDS encoding SUMF1/EgtB/PvdO family nonheme iron enzyme produces MLETRFKVVFLLVVLLAASMPLVGILQGTISTPFEAQPKHSLDDVGDSSPEPASLEAPLAEELVAIPAGPFVLGTNQGGFDERPERTIYLDEFLIDRYEVTNSQYAAFVAATGHRKAGPPSRYAKNTGRMRGVNQPAVYVSWDDAKAYCAWSGRRLPTEAEWEKAMRGEDGRLWPWGNIEIPDGANWARVDDGFGVAAPVGRVKSDASPYGVMDGAGNVMEWVEDWYLETAYKEAPDRNPPVPEFGIYKVLRGAAYTSSGLDLRITARSKMMPDFRDETIGFRCAQSVSGKGRIESEVLRGKS; encoded by the coding sequence ATGCTTGAAACACGCTTCAAGGTCGTTTTTCTTTTGGTGGTGCTGCTCGCCGCCAGCATGCCGCTGGTGGGGATTCTCCAAGGGACTATTTCTACGCCATTTGAAGCACAGCCGAAGCATTCCCTTGATGATGTCGGCGACTCGTCCCCCGAACCGGCATCTTTGGAGGCGCCGTTGGCGGAAGAACTTGTGGCTATTCCGGCCGGTCCGTTCGTGCTTGGGACGAATCAGGGGGGATTTGATGAACGACCGGAACGGACGATCTATCTAGACGAGTTTCTCATCGATCGTTATGAAGTGACCAATTCGCAATATGCAGCTTTTGTTGCGGCCACAGGTCATCGAAAAGCAGGCCCCCCTTCGCGCTATGCAAAAAATACGGGTCGAATGCGGGGGGTGAACCAGCCTGCCGTGTACGTATCCTGGGATGACGCCAAGGCCTACTGTGCCTGGAGTGGAAGGCGTTTACCTACTGAGGCCGAATGGGAAAAGGCCATGCGGGGCGAGGATGGCCGACTTTGGCCATGGGGAAATATTGAGATCCCTGACGGCGCAAATTGGGCTCGCGTAGATGATGGGTTTGGCGTGGCTGCCCCTGTGGGACGAGTAAAAAGTGACGCCAGTCCCTATGGTGTCATGGATGGTGCAGGTAATGTGATGGAGTGGGTTGAGGATTGGTATTTGGAGACTGCTTACAAGGAGGCTCCGGATCGAAACCCCCCCGTCCCTGAATTCGGCATATATAAGGTGTTGCGGGGTGCCGCATATACGAGTTCGGGGTTGGATCTGCGCATCACAGCCCGCAGTAAAATGATGCCGGATTTTCGAGATGAAACCATCGGCTTTCGCTGTGCCCAATCGGTGAGTGGAAAAGGTAGGATTGAGTCCGAAGTTCTGCGCGGAAAATCATAG
- a CDS encoding cytochrome ubiquinol oxidase subunit I, with product MGSVTRTKLMSIMALVAMIGLLLMPVLVAIPALAADAPAADAKKEGGDAKVEKGRDVYYKTEGIVSGPPAPKTTDGEKDYPRYNFESRVLLWFANQQHLYYGSFVLAVPIFCMIIEFMGVVTKDKALAKRYDQLAYDFIKISLTAYSLTAILGGILIFTFLTLYPAFFQYLSGIFRPVMHIYALMFVAESGTLYIYYYGWDKMKEGFLKWIHLSMSVILNVIGTILMFLANSWIGFMMSPAGVDEQGRYLGNIWHVIHTALWNPLNLHRILGNMAFGGGVVAAYAAYRFLSAKTDEERAHYDWMGYIAMALGVSFLIPLPFAGYWLMREVYAYRQQMGITLMGGLLAWLFIIQATMIGILFLSTNYYLWQALGRMRGAEKYQRYIKYLVFLLTCGFLVFITPHTMVMTPAELKAMGGQQHPVLGNYGVMSAKNGGINVIITTTVLSFVWYMRGNKVSTVSWSKFGNIFMGCFFFFAYFNIIMLAVYGYYIPANVRVGLSVPQVATTLSCLFFMFALNSVMMKGAKQMGPIEWGKISARSQYALIMLATAFTWMMGLMGYIRSSVRLFWHVNEIMRDNSPWAYTHTVGFAANMISANVLFFWISIMFVFWLGALAAKKAPVEAKAPIPGRAPEPAVGH from the coding sequence ATGGGCTCTGTAACCCGCACGAAGTTGATGTCGATCATGGCGCTGGTCGCGATGATCGGCCTCCTCCTCATGCCTGTTTTGGTTGCGATCCCTGCCCTTGCTGCTGATGCACCAGCTGCTGATGCGAAAAAAGAGGGCGGCGATGCAAAGGTTGAGAAGGGGAGGGATGTTTACTACAAGACGGAGGGTATTGTATCTGGGCCACCCGCTCCCAAGACCACGGATGGAGAGAAGGATTATCCAAGGTATAACTTTGAGAGTCGGGTTCTCCTTTGGTTCGCCAACCAGCAGCACCTGTATTACGGTAGCTTCGTTTTGGCGGTTCCGATTTTTTGTATGATTATTGAGTTCATGGGGGTTGTGACTAAGGATAAGGCTCTGGCCAAGCGGTATGACCAGCTTGCCTACGACTTTATCAAGATCAGTCTGACTGCTTATTCATTGACCGCTATTCTGGGCGGTATTCTGATCTTTACCTTCCTGACTCTCTATCCCGCGTTCTTCCAGTATCTTTCGGGTATTTTCCGTCCTGTCATGCACATTTATGCCTTGATGTTCGTGGCGGAGAGCGGAACTCTCTATATCTATTACTACGGCTGGGACAAGATGAAGGAGGGATTCCTGAAGTGGATCCACCTCAGTATGTCCGTCATTTTGAACGTCATTGGGACGATTCTGATGTTCCTTGCGAACTCCTGGATCGGTTTCATGATGTCTCCTGCCGGTGTGGATGAGCAGGGGCGGTATCTGGGAAACATTTGGCATGTGATCCACACTGCTTTATGGAATCCCCTCAATCTGCATCGTATTCTCGGTAATATGGCTTTCGGCGGTGGTGTTGTGGCTGCCTACGCAGCCTATCGATTCCTTTCTGCTAAAACGGATGAGGAGCGAGCTCACTATGACTGGATGGGCTATATTGCGATGGCCCTGGGAGTGTCATTCTTGATTCCTCTGCCGTTTGCTGGGTACTGGTTGATGCGCGAGGTCTACGCCTATCGGCAGCAGATGGGTATTACTCTGATGGGTGGCTTGTTGGCATGGTTGTTCATTATCCAGGCCACGATGATCGGGATCTTGTTCCTTAGTACTAATTATTACCTTTGGCAGGCGCTTGGCCGTATGCGCGGTGCTGAAAAGTACCAGCGTTACATCAAGTATCTGGTATTTCTGCTGACTTGTGGATTCCTCGTGTTTATCACTCCTCATACCATGGTTATGACCCCGGCGGAATTGAAGGCTATGGGTGGTCAGCAACATCCTGTGCTCGGAAATTATGGCGTCATGTCCGCCAAGAACGGGGGCATTAACGTTATCATTACGACCACGGTTTTGAGCTTTGTCTGGTACATGCGCGGCAATAAGGTTTCGACAGTTTCTTGGTCTAAGTTCGGAAACATCTTCATGGGGTGTTTCTTCTTCTTCGCCTATTTCAACATTATTATGCTGGCAGTGTATGGCTATTACATTCCTGCCAACGTGCGCGTGGGCCTCTCAGTTCCTCAGGTGGCCACGACGCTGTCGTGTCTCTTCTTCATGTTTGCTCTCAACAGCGTCATGATGAAGGGGGCGAAGCAAATGGGTCCGATTGAATGGGGAAAGATATCGGCTCGATCGCAATATGCTCTTATCATGTTGGCGACAGCCTTTACCTGGATGATGGGTCTGATGGGATACATTAGGTCATCGGTGCGGCTGTTCTGGCACGTGAATGAGATTATGAGGGATAACTCGCCGTGGGCCTATACTCACACGGTAGGTTTCGCAGCGAACATGATTTCTGCGAATGTTCTCTTCTTCTGGATCAGCATTATGTTTGTCTTCTGGTTGGGTGCGCTTGCGGCGAAGAAGGCCCCGGTCGAAGCTAAGGCGCCAATTCCTGGACGTGCTCCAGAGCCGGCCGTAGGTCACTAA
- a CDS encoding formylglycine-generating enzyme family protein, with protein sequence MENRGVLIGSIIFVFASFILMIAGLVYESYKAKQMRELALSIKTETKAVEVAAAQDFSMYKTLVGDDGREMVQISEGPFVMGSRDNDSDPDEKPEHQVYLKAFFIDKKEVTQDEYDRFAKMTKRFKRKIEVFEDDPAKLLKPENPMIAVTWDDAEAYCKWAGKRLPTEAEWEKAARGEGKRRYPWGEEFAVGSANIDGNEDGFRYLGPPGSFESGRSPYGVYDMTGNVAEWVADFYDENYYRKAPYRDPKGPDQGEQRVIRGGSWRETKRNVRTSKRFQAKPWRHDITVGFRCAKDIEVDRASR encoded by the coding sequence ATGGAAAATAGAGGTGTATTGATCGGGTCGATCATCTTCGTGTTTGCCTCGTTCATCCTGATGATCGCGGGCTTGGTGTACGAGTCCTACAAGGCCAAACAGATGCGAGAGCTGGCATTGTCGATCAAGACCGAGACCAAGGCCGTCGAGGTGGCGGCGGCCCAGGATTTTTCCATGTACAAGACGCTCGTTGGAGATGATGGGCGCGAGATGGTTCAGATCTCAGAGGGACCGTTCGTGATGGGCAGCCGTGACAACGACAGCGACCCTGACGAAAAGCCGGAACACCAGGTGTATCTAAAGGCCTTCTTCATCGATAAGAAGGAAGTGACGCAAGATGAGTACGATCGTTTCGCCAAGATGACGAAGCGGTTTAAACGAAAAATCGAGGTATTCGAGGACGATCCGGCCAAGCTCCTGAAACCTGAAAATCCGATGATCGCTGTTACGTGGGACGATGCGGAGGCCTACTGCAAATGGGCCGGGAAGCGTTTGCCCACCGAGGCGGAATGGGAGAAGGCAGCGCGCGGAGAGGGGAAGCGTCGATATCCGTGGGGAGAGGAGTTTGCTGTCGGATCGGCGAATATTGACGGCAACGAAGATGGATTTCGTTATCTGGGGCCTCCTGGTTCATTCGAGTCTGGTCGTAGTCCGTACGGTGTCTATGACATGACTGGCAACGTTGCCGAATGGGTTGCCGATTTTTACGATGAAAATTATTATCGCAAGGCTCCCTACCGTGACCCGAAGGGGCCGGATCAGGGTGAGCAACGTGTCATTCGCGGCGGCTCATGGCGGGAAACGAAGCGGAATGTACGGACCTCCAAGCGCTTCCAAGCGAAACCGTGGCGACATGACATCACAGTCGGATTTCGCTGCGCGAAAGACATCGAGGTAGATAGGGCATCCAGATAA